In Haematobia irritans isolate KBUSLIRL chromosome 1, ASM5000362v1, whole genome shotgun sequence, a genomic segment contains:
- the LOC142222636 gene encoding putative U3 small nucleolar RNA-associated protein 11, translated as MSSWKKASKSNQKVHRERHQPESRAHLGLLEKKKDYRKRARDAERKSKTLQLLHKRALNKNPDEFYHHMIRSKLHEGEHHDEEVEKDEHSKEQLALMETQDLKYITMKRTMEAKKIKRLQSQLHMIDFANTVPNKHLFFDDEPKKGEYVEGKELSDMALAERLETHPSMLDRKTNRPRLKDLEKLQIPALSPEEIKKANLLKQQSYQELTKRIEREKELAIVQQKLEIKRALQQPRLLQPKKKKAGTKDAAPVYEFKYERKK; from the exons ATGTCCTCCTGGAAAAAGGCTTCGAAAAGTAATCAAAAAGTCCATCGTGAAAGACATCAGCCAGAGTCTCGAGCTCATCTTGGACttttagaaaagaaaaaagaTTATCGCAAACGTGCTCGAGATGCAGAACGAAAAAGCAAAACTTTACAACTGCTGCATAAACGTGCTCTCAATAAAAATCCAGATGAATTTTATCATCATATGATACGTTCCAAACTGCATGAAGGCGAACATCACGATGAGGAAGTGGAAAAGGATGAACATAGTAAGGAGCAATTGGCCCTTATGGAAACACAAGATCTTAAATATATCACAATGAAAAGGACAATGGAAGCCAAGAAAATAAAGCGTTTGCAATCACAACTTCATATGATAGACTTTGCCAATACAGTGCCAAATAAGCATTTATTCTTTGACGATGAACCCAAGAAGGGAGAATATGTTGAGGGTAAAGAATTAAGTGATATGGCATTGGCTGAACGTCTGGAGACACATCCTTCTATGTTAGATAGAAAGACAAATAGACCAAGATTAAAAGATTTGGAAAAGCTTCAAATACCAGCTTTGAGCCCAGAG gaaatcAAGAAAGCTAACCTCTTGAAACAGCAATCCTATCAGGAACTTACGAAACGTATCGAACGTGAAAAGGAATTAGCCATagttcaacaaaaactggaaatTAAACGTGCCCTACAACAGCCGCGTTTGCTACAGCCAAAGAAAAAGAAAGCTGGTACAAAAGATGCAGCACCAGTTTATGAATTCAAATATGAACGAAAGAAATGA
- the l(1)G0020 gene encoding RNA cytidine acetyltransferase l(1)G0020 — translation MVKKKIDNRIRVMIENGVKLGHRTMFIIIGDKGRDQVPILYDILTKSTVKARPSVLWCYKNKDEAISNHGKKRAKKIAAGKIDINDADLFDTFRVSTTIHGRYYSETHAILGRTYGVCVLQDFEALTPNLLARTVETVEGGGLIILLLKTLTSLKQLFTMSMDVHKRFRTEAHQTVTCRFNERLILSLADCKRCLVVNDDLTVLPLSSKTANVNPVNPAEINKSENNELLVELKESLRDTPPAGPLVNLCKTYDQAKAVAQFIEALAEKQLKPPTSLTAARGRGKSAAMGLSIAAAVAFGYVNIYVTSPHPENLITLFEFVLKGFDALEYQEHTDYTIIRSTNPDYKKAIIRINITRSNRQTIQYIAPNDTHLLNAADLLLIDEAAAIPLPLVKKMMGPYLIFMASTINGYEGTGRSLSLKLISQLQKENSAPPPIKLDESIRYTEGDDIESWLINLLCLDATSTVPNISSGCPTPDACELYYIDRDALFSYHKAAESFLHRLVSIYVSSHYKNSPNDLQMMSDAPAHHLFCLLGPIQRKDQLPEILVVIQVALEGEISSQTITDSLGRGKKASGDLIPWNVSEQYGDREFPKLAGVRVVRIATHPNYQRMGYGKRALKLLRDYYAGKFTNLDENSGNNEDNNGIEEVEEEDVGLLKEQIRPKRKIPTLLKRLSERLPENIDYLGTSYGLTQELLKFWKNLGFVPVYLSQKANDLTGEHSCIMLHTLDKSGVPNQKVNAEWLSLYFNDFRRRAIKLMGKAFREFPTSLALSLLDNKWVQIPHEELNKQILDIYFLPHDLQRLESYSRNQIEYRLILDLTNDISYLYFQGKMTDLPIDALQKAVLLAIGIQGKTVDGIAGELNMPGQQILAKFYDLIKKASKYFSNVVEGHIESTMVSEAQLKRGDDFEPIALSLNDELEETAKQISKKQKDDLKRLKMESLKEFAIKGSDEDWSQALSGKEGKSKLISVKSGVKRLDEPLSSQKSDHEPKKKKMKFGKKSKNKFII, via the exons atggttAAGAAGAAAATTGATAATCGCATTCGTGTAATGATTGAAAATGGTGTGAAATTAGGTCATCGTACAATGTTCATCATTATCGGAGACAAGGGAAGAGATCAAGTGCCCATACTCTATGATATATTGACGAAAAGTACTGTGAAAGCTAGACCCAGTGTCCTTTGGTGCTACAAGAATAAAGACGAGGCTATATCAAA tcatGGTAAGAAACGTGCCAAGAAAATAGCTGCCGGAAAAATTGATATCAATGATGCTGATTTATTCGATACATTCCGTGTGTCGACAACCATACATGGACGTTATTATTCGGAGACTCATGCTATTTTGGGTAGAACTTATGGAGTTTGTGTTTTACAAGATTTCGAGGCTTTGACACCAAATTTGTTGGCCCGTACAGTGGAGACTGTTGAGGGAGGTGGTctcattattttacttttgaAAACGTTGACTTCATTGAAACAACTTTTTACCATGAGCATGGATGTTCATAAACGTTTTCGTACCGAAGCCCATCAGACGGTAACATGTCGCTTCAATGAGCGGCTTATACTTTCATTGGCCGATTGTAAAAGGTGTTTGGTTGTTAATGATGATTTGACTGTGTTACCATTGAGTTCCAAAACTGCCAATGTGAATCCAGTTAAT CCAGCAGAAATTAACAAATCAGAAAACAATGAACTTTTGGTGGAATTAAAGGAAAGTCTACGTGACACTCCCCCAGCAGGACCTCTGGTAAATTTATGCAAAACCTATGACCAAGCTAAAGCTGTGGCACAATTCATAGAAGCTTTGGCAGAAAAACAATTAAA GCCACCGACTTCTTTAACTGCTGCTCGTGGTCGTGGTAAATCTGCTGCAATGGGTCTTTCTATTGCCGCTGCTGTAGCATTTGGTTACGTTAATATTTATGTTACATCACCACATCCAGAAAATTTGATAacccttttcgaatttgttctcAAGGGATTTGATGCTTTGGAATATCAGGAACACACAGACTATACGATCATAAGATCAACAAATCCTGATTATAAAAAAGCTATCATTCGCATCAATATAACACGATCCAACAGGCAAACTATCCAATATATTGCACCCAATGATACGCATCTTTTAAATGCTGCTGATCTTCTATTGATTGATGAGGCTGCTGCTATACCTTTGCCCTTGGTAAAGAAAATGATGGGACCTTATTTGATATTTATGGCTTCAACTATCAATGGTTATGAGGGTACAGGAAGATCGTTGAGTTTGAAATTAATATCACAATTGCAGAAAGAAAATTCTGCTCCACCACCG ATCAAACTCGATGAATCTATACGTTATACCGAAGGTGATGACATAGAGAGTTGGTTAATAAATCTTCTATGCTTGGATGCTACAAGTACAGTGCCAAATATTAGTTCTGGCTGTCCCACACCAGATGCTTGTGAATTGTACTACATCGATCGTGATGCTTTGTTTTCATATCACAAAGCTGCTGAATCGTTTTTGCATCGTTTGGTTTCAATTTATGTCTCCTCCCATTATAAGAACAGTCCCAACGATTTACAAATGATGAGTGATGCTCCAGCccaccatttgttttgtttgttgggtCCCATTCAACGCAAAGATCAATTGCCTGAAATATTGGTGGTTATTCAAGTTGCTTTGGAAGGTGAAATATCATCACAAACAATTACCGATTCTCTGGGACGTGGTAAGAAGGCCAGTGGAGATTTGATACCATGGAATGTTTCAGAACAATATGGAGATAGAGAATTTCCAAAATTGGCTGGTGTGAGAGTAGTGAGGATTGCAACGCATCCCAATTATCAAAGG ATGGGTTATGGCAAACGTGCTTTAAAGCTCTTGAGGGATTATTATGCGGGaaagtttacaaatttggatgaaaatagtGGAAATAACGAGGATAATAATG GAATCGAAGAAGTTGAAGAAGAGGATGTAGGTCTTTTAAAAGAACAAATTCGCCCAAAACGAAAAATTCCCACATTACTCAAACGATTAAGTGAAAGATTACCAGAAAATATTGACTACTTGGGAACTTCATATGGCCTAACACAAGAGCTATTgaaattctggaaaaatttAGGCTTTGTCCCAGTGTATCTAAGTCAAAAGGCCAATGATTTGACTGGTGAACATTCCTGCATTATGTTACATACATTGGATAAAAGTGGAGTGCCTAATCAAAAAGTTAATGCTGAATGGTTGAGTCTTTATTTCAATGATTTTCGTAGGAGAGCTATCAAGCTAATGGGCAAAGCCTTTAGAGAGTTTCCCACAAGTTTGGCCCTATCATTGCTAGACAACAAATGGGTTCAAATACCACATGAGGAATTGAATAAACAAATATTGGATATATATTTCTTACCTCACGATTTGCAACGTTTGGAATCGTATTCGCGAAATCAAATAGAATATCGTTTGATTTTGGATCTGACCAATGACATTAGTTATTTGTATTTCCAAGGCAAAATGACTGATCTTCCCATTGATGCTTTGCAAAAAGCCGTTCTATTGGCTATAGGTATTCAAGGGAAAACAGTAGATGGCATTGCTGGAGAACTGAATATGCCAGGACAACaaattctagcaaaattttatgatttaatCAAAAAAGCTTCCAAGTACTTTTCGAATGTTGTTGAAGGCCATATCGAAAGTACCATGGTTAGTGAGGCTCAACTTAAACGTGGTGATGATTTTGAACCTATAGCTCTATCCCTTAATGATGAATTGGAAGAGACAGCCAAAcaaattagtaaaaaacaaaaagacgaTTTGAAACGTTTAAAAATGGAAAGCCTTAAAGAATTTGCCATTAAGGGTAGTGATGAAGACTGGTCGCAGGCCTTATCGGGGAAGGAGGGTAAATCAAAATTGATATCGGTTAAAAG tggcGTGAAACGCTTGGACGAGCCTTTGAGTTCACAGAAGTCAGATCATGAgccaaaaaagaagaaaatgaaatttggcaaaaaatcaaagaataaatttataatataa